One Eriocheir sinensis breed Jianghai 21 unplaced genomic scaffold, ASM2467909v1 Scaffold100, whole genome shotgun sequence genomic window carries:
- the LOC126988888 gene encoding uncharacterized protein LOC126988888 isoform X1, with product MTEDTPQRKTSARNPRAVSLLLGVRQRQQPMASLEKQGEMEVWPGLYAHLTSQLMALARGKVVLVLEVWPGLYTHLTSQLMALVQGKVVLVLEVWPGLYTHLTSQLMALVQGKVVLVLEVWPGLYTHLTSQLMALAWGKVVLVLEVTSLTSPKHCGRN from the exons ATGACGGAAGACACGCCCCAGAGGAAGACGTCAGCCAGGAATCCCCGCGCGGTCAGCCTCTTGCTGGGGGTGCGGCAGCGGCAGCAACCGATGGCAAGTCTGGAGAAGCAG GGTGagatggaggtgtggccaggcctgtacgcacacctcacctcccagctgatggccctggcgcggggcaaggtggtgctggtgctggag gtgtggccaggcctgtacacacacctcacctcccagctgatggccctggtgcagggcaaggtggtgctggtgctggaggtgtggccaggcctgtacacacacctcacctcccagctgatggccctggtgcagggcaaggtggtgctggtgctggaggtgtggccaggcctgtacacacacctcacctcccagctgatggccctggcgtggggcaaggtggtgctggtgctggaggtgaccAGTCTGACCTCACCCAAACATTGTGGCAGGAACTGA
- the LOC126988888 gene encoding uncharacterized protein LOC126988888 isoform X2 has protein sequence MTEDTPQRKTSARNPRAVSLLLGVRQRQQPMASLEKQGEMEVWPGLYAHLTSQLMALARGKVVLVLEVWPGLYTHLTSQLMALVQGKVVLVLEVWPGLYTHLTSQLMALAWGKVVLVLEVTSLTSPKHCGRN, from the exons ATGACGGAAGACACGCCCCAGAGGAAGACGTCAGCCAGGAATCCCCGCGCGGTCAGCCTCTTGCTGGGGGTGCGGCAGCGGCAGCAACCGATGGCAAGTCTGGAGAAGCAG GGTGagatggaggtgtggccaggcctgtacgcacacctcacctcccagctgatggccctggcgcggggcaag gtggtgctggtgctggaggtgtggccaggcctgtacacacacctcacctcccagctgatggccctggtgcagggcaaggtggtgctggtgctggaggtgtggccaggcctgtacacacacctcacctcccagctgatggccctggcgtggggcaaggtggtgctggtgctggaggtgaccAGTCTGACCTCACCCAAACATTGTGGCAGGAACTGA